A single region of the Vicia villosa cultivar HV-30 ecotype Madison, WI linkage group LG4, Vvil1.0, whole genome shotgun sequence genome encodes:
- the LOC131597004 gene encoding uncharacterized protein LOC131597004 — MYYHEDGYFLLRFKSHDDMDAVMMKGPYTLRNIPLIIKEWRPDYNVKEVLLRTLPIWIKLPKLPLHLWGARSLNKIGSILGVPLVTDECTAHKLRVSYARILVEVDITRKLPDEITIKDLEGRKLKQQIEYEWRPRFCDKCQQVGHTCGIEKQRKVWRPKPPDTKELTSDTATIVETAQVEEQQWTTVAKSNGDRGKKKIVYTDPPNEIACDNGFDVLGILNDPLGKLKEISSHLHELRPDISILIETRVKRNNAEKVRGKLNLPGSYTDNYTAHTNGRIWIHWSDNNIDLKVVKTSSQYIHCGIYGNDGTFRHWLTAIYAHNQLEQRRILWKNLDDLFKSQQGPWCVVGDFNNVLTARDREGGNLVIEKEYEDFQGMMNDTGLGEMDSTGDFFTWVLANVQWFQDNADAVLHIHPPSISDHALLHISIPKRLQRDLRTLHTPKNDIKRNIEKCRMDLLTAQNNLRNNRLDGDLIDSIKRITDELLKWNAMEDSKLRQLTKVDWLRKGDDNTAFFYAQLKAKQKRKTIYMLKRADGSVATSQEDIVKESMEFYGGLMGSDSQVHTSIDIQAMRAGKQLTWDQRTYLQGNITMKEIETALKGIGDLKSPGHDGYGAKFYKASWTTIKVDVVAAILEFFDTGIMHSKFNQTVVTLIPKHASTSTIKEYRPIAGCTTFYKIIARILTTRLGKVLQSNVNLCQAAFIPGKQIHNHIMLAYEVIKGYGRKYGTPRCMMQLDLQKAYDMVDWRALNCIMMEMGFPNRFIGWIMSTVTTVSYVFNVNGQVTNSMKACRGIRQGGPLSPLLFVIMMEYLNRLLVKMQRNPTFHFHSKCKKLGLSNLIFADDILLFCRGDIDSDSLMMHTVSIFSNTTGLVVNPKKCKLFYGGLQDNAIAAIRNIIGFELGHLPVRYLGVPLTSKKLSINHYLPLIEKNLDRVRHWSTRLLSYAGRSQLIQSVSNAIALYWLQCFPIPKSVLHKIESICRSFLWTGKDVHSKKSPIAWKTVCQPKQCGGLNILNLSVWNQVTLYKCLWNIQRKAENLWELKFPMKSVYAHLLNAERINWSPLMCSNPARPRATLCLWMQCHGRLPTKDRILRFGFIQDNVCSMCRQDVETKEHVFFECRFPRSIWCTILDWIGIKHTPLIWIDELRWVIDNSNKKGWRAKNLKLAFAEVVYGIWSHRNNLIFGTNSTAILQTIRDCI, encoded by the exons ATGTACTATCATGAGGATGGTTATTTTCTGTTGCGATTCAAGAGCCACGACGATATGGATGCTGTGATGATGAAGGGACCGTATACACTTCGCAACATTCCCCTGATTATCAAAGAATGGAGACCAGATTACAATGTGAAAGAAGTTCTACTCCGAACACTTCCCATTTGGATCAAGCTACCGAAATTGCCTCTTCATCTGTGGGGTGCTCGAAGCCTGAATAAGATTGGAAGTATTTTGGGAGTTCCTTTGGTTACAGATGAGTGCACAGCTCATAAATTACGGGTATCTTATGCCCGGATCCTAGTGGAAGTTGATATTACAAGAAAGTTACCTGATGAAATCACCATTAAGGATCTTGAAGGGAGAAAATTGAAACAACAAATTGAATATGAGTGGCGGCCAAGATTTTGTGATAAATGCCAGCAAGTGGGGCATACTTGTGGAATAGAGAAGCAAAGGAAAGTTTGGCGGCCAAAACCACCTGATACTAAGGAGCTAACATCGGATACTGCTACCATTGTGGAGACTGCTCAAGTAGAGGAACAACAATGGACAACTGTGGCAAAATCTAATGGTGACAGAGGTAAGAAAAAGATTGTATACACTGATCCTCCGAATGAAATAGCTTGTGATAATGGATTTGATGTCCTAGGGATTTTGAATGATCCACTAG GCAAGCTAAAGGAGATTAGCTCCCATCTCCATGAGCTTAGGCCTgatattagtattttaattgaAACAAGAGTAAAGAGAAATAATGCTGAAAAGGTTAGGGGTAAACTTAATCTGCCTGGAAGCTACACTGATAATTACACTGCTCATACCAATGGTCGTATTTGGATACATTGGAGTGATAATAATATTGATCTCAAAGTTGTTAAAACCTCTAGTCAATACATTCATTGTGGTATATATGGTAATGATGGTACTTTTAGACATTGGTTGACAGCAATATATGCTCATAACCAATTGGAACAAAGGAGAATTCTGTGGAAGAATCTGGATGATTTATTCAAATCTCAGCAGGGTCCCTGGTGTGTGGTAGGAGATTTTAACAATGTGCTAACTGCCAGAGATAGAGAAGGTGGCAACCTGGTGATTGAAAAAGAGTATGAGGATTTTCAAGGCATGATGAATGATACAGGACTGGGTGAAATGGATAGCACTGGGGATTTCTTCACATG GGTTCTTGCTAATGTACAATGGTTCCAAGATAATGCTGATGCTGTTTTGCACATCCATCCTCCTAGCATATCTGACCATGCTCTTCTGCATATATCTATCCCAAAG AGACTACAAAGAGACCTTAGGACACTGCATACACCAAAGAATGACATTAAGAGAAACATTGAGAAGTGCAGGATGGATCTGTTGACAGCCCAGAATAACTTGAGGAATAATAGGCTGGATGGTGATCTAATTGATAGTATCAAGAGAATTACTGATGAATTGCTTAAATGGAATGCTATGGAGGACTCCAAACTAAGACAATTAACTAAAGTGGATTGGTTGAGGAAAGGGGATGACAATACTGCATTTTTCTATGCTCAATTGAAGGCCAAGCAGAAGAGGAAAACAATATATATGCTCAAGAGGGCTGATGGTTCTGTAGCTACTAGCCAGGAAGACATAGTAAAAGAAAGTATGGAGTTCTATGGTGGTTTAATGGGATCTGATAGCCAGGTACATACTTCCATAGATATCCAGGCAATGAGGGCTGGCAAACAACTCACTTGGGATCAGAGGACATACCTGCAAGGGAACATTACCATGAAGGAAATAGAAACTGCACTTAAAGGTATAGGAGACCTTAAAAGTCCTGGGCATGATGGCTATGGTGCTAAATTCTATAAAGCTAGTTGGACTACTATAAAAGTTGATGTGGTGGCAGCAATCCTTGAATTTTTTGATACTGGGATCATGCATAGTAAATTCAACCAAACTGTGGTGACTTTGATTCCTAAACATGCCTCTACTAGCACTATCAAGGAGTATAGACCTATAGCAGGTTGTACCACATTCTACAAAATCATAGCAAGAATACTCACAACAAGGCTTGGTAAGGTACTTCAAAGCAATGTCAATTTGTGTCAGGCTGCCTTCATTCCTGGCAAGCAGATCCATAACCACATAATGCTTGCTTATGAAGTTATTAAAGGTTATGGAAGGAAGTATGGAACCCCAAGATGTATGATGCAACTGGACCTCCAGAAGGCCTATGACATGGTTGACTGGAGGGCCCTCAATTGTattatgatggagatgggctttcCAAACAGATTTATAGGCTGGATCATGTCAACAGTTACTACAGTTTCTTATGTGTTCAATGTTAATGGGCAAGTGACTAATTCTATGAAGGCATGCAGAGGGATCAGACAAGGGGGTCCCCTATCCCCACTCTTATTTGTCATAATGATGGAGTACCTCAATAGACTTCTTGTCAAAATGCAGAGAAACCCTACCTTCCACTTTCACTCAAAATGTAAGAAACTTGGCCTGAGTAACCTAATCTTTGCTGATGATATATTGTTGTTCTGTAGGGGAGACATAGATTCTGATAGCTTGATGATGCACACAGTTAGTATATTCTCCAACACAACTGGCCTTGTTGTAAATCCTAAAAAATGTAAGTTATTCTATGGGGGTCTCCAAGACAATGCTATTGCTGCCATCAGGAATATCATAGGTTTTGAGCTTGGACATTTACCTGTGAGATACTTGGGAGTGCCTCTGACTTCTAAGAAACTTAGTATCAACCATTACTTGCCACTAATAGAAAAGAATCTGGATAGGGTGAGGCACTGGTCCACTAGACTCCTTAGTTATGCAGGGAGGTCTCAACTCATACAAAGTGTATCTAATGCCATTGCTCTATATTGGTTACAGTGTTTCCCAATCCCAAAGTCTGTATTGCATAAAATTGAATCTATTTGTAGAAGCTTTCTTTGGACAGGGAAGGATGTGCATAGTAAGAAGAGCCCGATAGCCTGGAAAACTGTGTGCCAGCCCAAACAGTGTGGAGGCCTTAATATCTTGAATCTTAGTGTGTGGAATCAAGTTACCTTGTATAAGTGTCTTTGGAATATCCAGAGAAAGGCTGAGAATCTCTGG GAGCTGAAATTTCCCATGAAAAGTGTGTATGCTCATCTGTTGAATGCAGAAAGAATCAATTGGAGTCCTCTTATGTGCTCTAATCCAGCTAGACCTCGTGCAACATTATGTCTATGGATGCAATGTCATGGGAGGCTACCTACAAAAGATAGAATACTCCGGTTTGGTTTTATTCAGGATAATGTGTGCAGCATGTGTAGACAGGATGTTGAAACAAAGGAGCATGTGTTCTTTGAATGCAGATTTCCCAGAAGTATTTGGTGTACTATTTTGGATTGGATTGGCATTAAGCACACCCCTCTGATTTGGATAGATGAACTGAGATGGGTTATTGATAATTCTAACAAGAAGGGATGGCGGGCCAAGAACCTAAAGCTAGCATTTGCTGAAGTGGTTTATGGGATATGGTCCCATCGCAACAACCTTATATTTGGTACAAATTCTACTGCCATTCTCCAGACTATCAGAGATTGCATATAG